Genomic segment of Niallia taxi:
CTTATCGTAATGAGTGGATACAGAATGGCATGGAATGGTTGAGGGAGGAAGAAAAGCCAACAAATTGGGATCCGAATAAACAATTGAGTAATATCAATGTTTCTTATAAAGGCTAACGGGGTGTAATCTTGAAGTAGATGGAGAGAACCTTTTTAATGTTACAAACAGGGCAGCATTCCTGTAATAAATGAAAAACTAGCTTTTGTAGGAAACATGGCAGGTTAGATAATTGAAACTAACACCTAACCTTTTTCGTAAAGTTAATGAAACCAAGTTAAATTGGGAGGTATTAATATATTGGATGTAAGTAATAAAAACCGAAAGAGGTCAGAAGTGATATGGGGAGTGTTTGGTTTAGCTTTTGGATTGGGGATTGGGGCAATATTAGGAATAATTGCTTATAATAATCAATGGTTGGGTTAAAGGAGAAACTATGCAAGTTAGTAGTTATCTGAATGGCTTTTGTTGATGAAGTTTTTTTACATATGGATGGTGCGTTGATCCAGTAGGGATTAAGGCTTCTTTATTTCAATGGTGCTAACGTAGCATTCCTGTAATATATTAACTCTAAAAGGCCGAGTTTGTGAAGAAATGTACTTAAACAAAACCAGCTAATAGTTTGTCAACATCTTTCAATAAAAACTTAAAATTTATCGTGGTATACTAAAAATATGCATGCCAAATAACCATCCTGTATCCTTAGCTTGGAAGGTTTTTCATAGTCTTGATGGGTTGGTTACTATGCTATATTTTGGAAAGTGGTTCTGTTCTTTAATAGGGCAAATATCCATTGTAAAAGTTTATGGGGGCATTGCCCTCCTTCGATTAATTTAATCAATAATGTGTCCATTTTCGACTTTTACTTTTTAGAACCATTACCGATGTCACAAGATGATATTTTTGGTTGGTAATGAAATAAAGAACTCGTATCGATATAGTGCGGGTTCTTTCTTGCTAAATACTGCGTATTATTTAATGATAAAGGGAGCAAATGCATTAAATAATAAAGGAGATATTATGTTTTTAATAATGTTTTTAATAAAATATATCACGGAGCAAGTGTATTTAAGCTCAGGGACATTACTTCTATCTATAATAGGCATTATTTTATCCTGTATAGGATTAAAAAAGAAACAATTAGGGCTGGTTGTTCAAATAAGCCGCATTTTGCTTTGTTTGGTATTACCGATTGAAAATTTCCTGATGTATTTAGGGAATTTTGATGGGAATGCTGCAGACGGTTTTGAATTCATTCCTTTTAGTGATGGGGAGAAATTAAGAGTAGCATGTCAAGTTTTCTTTATCTTCTTGCCGGAAATGATTTATGGTATTTCTAAAAGAATTAATGTGAGAACCATTAAGTGGCTACCTTGGATTTACCCTATTGGTATTATAGTTTTTCATTTACTTCTACCATTATAGAACGGAAGGGGAATGTTTCAATAAATCATTACTAGATAGTTTAACAATGTAGTATTACCATTTATGGTCATATATTCCTCTTATGAAGTATAGTTAATTGCGAGATTAGCGGATGAGCAAAGAAATAATGTAGTCCCATCAAATTCTTATATAAAAAAAGCATTAACATTTATTCATCAGCACTATGATTGCGATATCCAGGTGAAAGATATCGCTTCGATCTTGAATTTACATCCGGGATATTTTCACCGGATCTTTAAACAGCATATTGGCTGTACAGTTATGGAATATTTGTCTTCTGTACGAATGGACAAAGCCAAAATGCTCCTATCCGATACGGATATTTCAATCAGTGATGTACCTGATTACGTAGGCATCAACAGCACACAGTATTTTAGTGCACTATTTAAAAAGCATACACTGGAAACACCTTTATTATATCGGAGAAAACATCAAACAATACGCAATACGATACCGCGGGACGATGTCATTATAGAAAATTCAAGTGATAATTTTACACCATTTTGAAGTGAATACGTAAGAATTTTGATAACGGTTACGCTAGCAATTTTGTTGCGATTTTTGTAAGCAAATATAAAGGAGAGATGTATATGTCAGTGAAGGTTGCGTTTATCGGTGCGGGGAGTATTGGTTTTACCAGAGGCCTATTGAAAGACTTATTGTCAGTGCCAGAATTGCAGAATATCGAAGTGTCATTTACTGATATAAATGAGCGTAACCTGGATATGGTGACGCAATTATGCCAGAGGGACATAGATGAGAATAACTTAAATATTAAAATACATTCAACAACAGTCCGGCGGGAAGCGCTCCGCGATGCAAAGTACATTTTTTTAGTTGTACGAATTGGCGGGCTAGAAGCTTTCGAGCATGATATTGAGATTCCCCTTAAGTATGGAGTGGATCAATGTGTAGGGGACACGCTCAGTGCTGGAGGCATTATGTATGGCCAGCGCGGCATAGCGGCAGTAATGGAGTTCTGCAAAGATATTCGCGAAGTAGCTGCACCAGACTGCCTGCTCATGAATTATGCAAACCCAATGGCCATGATCACATGGGCTTGCAATAAATATGGAGGCGTGAGAACGATTGGTTTGTGTCATGGCGTACAGCACGGTCATCAGCAAATCGCAGACGTCTTGGGCCTTGAGAGAGAAGAAGTTGATATTATTTGTGCAGGTATTAATCATCAAACATGGTATGTACAGGTTAAACATAACGGTCAAGACTTAACAGGGGAACTGCTCGAAGCATTTGAAAAGCACCCTGAATATAACCAGACTGAGAAAGTTCGCATCGATATGCTACGCCGATTTGGCTACTACAGCACCGAATCAAATGGTCATTTAAGTGAATACTTGCCGTGGTATCGGAAGCGTCCGGAAGAGATTAAAGACTGGATTGACTTAGGCAGTTGGATTAATGGGGAAACGGGCGGCTACTTAAGAATTTGTACGGAAAGCAGAAATTGGTTCATGAATGACTTTCCTAACTGGATGAAGGATTCGGCGCTGGTATATGAATTAACTGACCGCAGTGAAGAGCATGGTTCATACATTGTGGAAGCGTTAGAAACAGGCAGAGTGTATAGAGGGCATTTTAACGTAATAAACAATGGCATTATTTCTAACTTACCGGATGATGCGGTTATTGAAGCGCCTGGTTATGTTGATGGGAACGGCATCAGCATGCCTACTGTAGGAGACTTGCCTTTAGGTTGCGCAGCAGTATGCAACGTCAGTATTTCTGTACAAAGGCTCGCTGTTGAAGCGGCAATCCAAGGCAATGACAATCTGCTTCGTCAAGCAATGATGATGGACCCGCTAGTTGGTGCTGTGTGCAACCCGAAAGAAATTTGGCAGATGGTTGACGAAATGCTGGTAGCCCATGAGACATGGCTACCTCAATATAGCGAGGCCATTGCTAAAGCAAAAGACCGCTTAAAAAATGAACCGCTAATCCCGACAAAACAAACGGATGGAGCGGCACGAATCCCAGTAAAATCAGTTGAAGAAATGGCTTTAAATCGCGACGAAATTAACCGAACTGCTGGAGCTGCGGATAAAGCCAAGAACAGACAACCGGCTAGTTAATAATGAGAAGGGTACAGCTTATGAGCTGTACCCTTCAGACTGTAGACAAAGTCTTCATTTAGAGGATAATGTCTGCAAATAAATTAGTAAATTATACTTTTATTATTTCTGAATTCCTCGCCAAAATACTTGCCACATTTGTTTTAGTCTTGTTTCATAATGCTCCCGAGAGTAATTGACCATATAGAGGAGCATACCATCTAGGTTGCAGAAAAAGGATACTAAAATTAAGTCTATAGATATAAATTTTTCAGCCTCAGGATTTAATATCTTAAGTAGTACTTTTTTAATTTCTTCTTCACATTCTAGACATAGTTGAACTAATTTCTCTTTAAATTGTTCTGATGGTACAATAAAATATCTATTTATGAAGTGTCCTAGCTCATTTTCAAAAAAATAATCGTTTAAAGATTTCATTAAGGCATATAAATTTTTTTCAATGGATTGATTCTCCATAATGAAGGAATGATTTTGTACAAAATTAATATAGTCCTTCATTGCAAACTCACTTACACTTATAAATAATTCTTCTTTACCTGAAAAATAAGCATAAATAGAGGGTGCTTTAATATTTACTTCTATTGCTATATCCCGAATTGATGTCTGTTCATAACCTTTAGTAGAGAATAAGCTAAGAGCACTCCTAAGTATTTTTTTTCTCGTTTCTTCACCTTTACTCACAAATTTTGCACCTCAATGCACCTCAATAAATGTGTTTAAGAGACTAGTTTTAAGCCTACTATGCTTATAATTATACCACCAACTAAAGCTAATCTTTTAATGTTTTTCGATTCTTTGAAAACGAACATTCCCAATAAAACGCTCCCAGCTGCTCCAATCCCTGTCCATATCCCATATCCAATACTAACCGGTATTTCTCTTAAGGACAAGGAAAGTAGGAAGAAACTAAGCAACATAAAGACAATTAAACCTATTGTGGGTTTGATCTTCGAAAATCCTTCCGAATACTTTAAGCATATAACTCCACCGACTTCCATCAATCCTGCTAAAACGATAAAAATCCAACTCATATTATATACTTTCCTCTCTATTAGGTTCATTAGATACAGTTATACTTTCCTCTCTGTCATGTTCATTAGATACAAACTTTAATCCGATAATACAACAAACTAAGGTTATAACAAATAGTAGTTTTAGCGGACTTACAGAATCACCTAAAAATACCATTCCTACAATTGCAGTACCAAATGAACCGAGACCAGTGAAAACGGCATATGCAGTGGATATTGGTAATAATTTCAATGATTTGGAGAAAAAGTAAAAACTGAATGCCAATAATATTAACGTGGGTATAAGAACTTCTATTTTTGTAAAACCATCAGAATAAGACAATCCTAATGCCCAACCTACCTCCAAAATACCTCCAATAATTAGATAAAACCATGCCATAAGTATTCCCCTTTCCAAGTACACTAAAAATCTAACTAACGTTAGTTAGATTTTTAGTGTAATGTAGAATAAGATTATATGCAAGTAAAAAAAAACGTTAATGAGGCTTTCCTTAAATTTTAAGGTGCCTTTTCTTATATCGCTATAGTGGCAGGATAGTTTAAGTTAAATTATTCAACAAACAAAAACTATTTTAAGGAAAATAAAACTTACCTTGATGTAGACTCGTCTATTAATTGGAAGGGAGTAAACAAAATGAAACAAGTAAGTATATGAAACATATTAAGTAATGGGGGAAAGAAGTAAAATGAAAAAAATAATAAAAGTAATTCTAAATATAAGCTTTATATTTTATTTATCAGCTTTGGTATATTTACTGTTTTTAGGCTCAAGAGGATATTTATGGCCAGAAATATCTTTGATAGAATATTTAAAGTACTCATCTAATTTTGTTCCATTTAAAACTATTAGTACGTATATTATGGCAATGTTCGACGGAAGTATGAACATGGATATACCTATAAAAAACCTTTTTGGTAACTTATTTATGTTTTTACCAATGGGTATTTATCTGCCTTATTATACAAAAAAGTTATCAAAATTATTTACTTATAGTATATCGATGACGCTATTGTTATTTTTGATTGAATTAATACAAGTAATTACAAGATTAGGAAGTTTTGATATTGATGATTTCATTCTAAATATGTTTGGTGCTTTAATGGGTTTTTGTATTTGCAATACAAAAGTTGTTCAGAAGTACTTTGCCATAGTATAGAGAATAAAACTTGAATTTAACTAGAGGGGATAATGTGATTGGGACTTAAATAGTGAATTAATTTCCTTAATAAATTAGAATCAAAAAATATATTTTACAAGCTAAACAAAGTTAGAGATCAAGCTATATGGAAATTGCAGTTCTAGGTCAACGTTGGGAAGTGGAGTTTATGATGGTACTGTAGAAATTGAAAAGTTCATTATCGATGGAGACTTTTATGATGGTAAGGAAATAGAAACCCTGATAAAAGATTTTAGTGATTAGTTCAAAACGTCATATCACTAACGTGGCAGGATAGTTGAATAAACAAAAAAGAGCATGCCTATTAAGGTGACATGCTCTTTTTTTTATTTGTTGTACTAGTATGGAAGTGTGCCTAGTTATGCCTTTTTGCTACTTTGAAAATATTGTGTACCTTTTAGAGTCGTTTAACTTTCTTTTACGAAGAAAATTTTTTTGATTTTAAAAGCTATAATTGCAACATATAGAATAATCACTGTCCATAAGTAAACTGCAGGAGTATCATCTTTAAGAAACCAGAAGATAAAGAAAACTAAAAATATAGAGTACATAAGTAAATCAAATAAATTTTGTTTTATGGATTTCATTTTAGCAATACCCCTTGTTGTTTCAATATCTAATTTTAACATATTTTGGTTTTTATGAAAATAATATGGAAAGGTTTCAAGTGAAGGTGATTATATGAAATAATGCTGTAATAAAAGTCACGTATACATGTGAATAGAGGGAAATCAGTGACATTCATCTATTTAATAACGCAGCATTATGTAATAAATAAGGTTATTAAGAAATTAGACTTATTTTCTCTGGTACAAACGTGGCAGGATAGTTGAATAACTTCGCGAATAACTCATCTATGGATTATTTACAAAGTTCTTAAATTAAATTAAAACGTTAGCTGAAAGAAGTTTAGTTTAGGAGGAGTCTATATGATATTAGAAAAAGTCATAAATAGAATTGTAATACAAAGTGAGTATAAGCATTTTGTTGATAAGTATATAGATAATATACTTATCGAATTTAATGATAAGATTCATAGCATTTATATGTGTGGCTCGATTCCAAAAGGAACTGCTAAACCTTTTAAGTCAGATGCAGATTTTACTATTGTATGTGTAAACACCAAAGATATCGATTACGAAAGGTTGTCAAATATTAAAGACAGGCTTTTGGAAGAATATCCAGTAGTAACTAAGATTGATACGATAATTTGTTCGATTGACGATGTATTAAGTAAACCGAATGAGTGGGGTTTTTGGGTTAAGATAATTTGTGTTTGCATATATGGTCGTGACGTTGGTGAAAAAGTACCACCGATAATTATTTCTCCAGAGTTCATTTTAGACTTAAATACAGAGACCAAGGCGGAAGTAAATCGTATACATAATTTCCTTTGTAATGCTAGTGATAACACAATGAAAAATAGATATATTAAAGGTTACTCTAAGAGATTAATTCGTGCATTGTACTCTTTGGTATTAGAAGATACAGGTGTATGGCAAGATGACGTTATTAAGATGAAGAATGCCATCTTAAACTATTGTGAGATTGACTCCGCTTTAGTTGATTATCTGTATGCTTGTTACTTGGATAGTAATGTACTTGTTGAAGAGTTTCTGGGAATTGCAGATAAAGTATATAGCTATTTTGAGAACGCCTTAAATGCAATGGCTGCTTCCAGAACTTCCTTCAACTAACACTTTGGATAGTTTGCGCAGTTGCCCGAAAAAAGGACCTTCAAATGTAAAAATGAAAATTATGATCCTAACGGGGGCTTTTCTTATATAAAAGGAAAGCCTATTTCTTATGGTGCTATAGTGGCAGCATTCCTGTAATAAATGAAAACATAGCTTATGGAAGAAACGTGGCAGGATAGTGTAAGTACATCACAAACTACATCATAGAACTGAAATCTCTAATAAAAAGTGCCATGCCCAAAAAGCGACCTTAATAAAAATAAGATCGCTTTTTGGCTATCTAATTGAAATAGTTTCTGCAATTTTTCTATAATAGCAGAATTTCTATAATAAATGAAAAACCCTTTTTTTAGAGTGTTAATTAGACTATACTCTTCTTCCTGGTATTATTAATCCGATTATGCTTTTTCTCCCATTTCTTTTCGATATAACCTGTCCCAAATAGAACTCCAGCTACAATAAATAAAAATCCAATTAATTGTGAAGATTCAATGGTTTCTTTTAAGAATATTGCAGAGAACACAAGACCAAAAAAAGGAACAAAGTTATTAAATATGGCTGTTTTTCCTGCTCCAATTTGCTGAATCGAAGCATTAAAAACAATATATCCAACTCCTGTTGCAACTACCCCCGACAAAATGAATAGTAAGTAAATATATATATTGGCGGAACCCATCTCACTAACGCCTTTAGGTTCGGTTATAAAACTAATAATTAATAAACCTATTGAACCTACTGAGTACATTATTGTTGTTACCTGTTTTGAATCAAGTGTTGCTGTTGCCTTTTTTACAAAAATAAAACTAATTGCTTGAACTAACATTGCAATAAATATAATCAATTCTCCGTGAGAGAATTGTATGTTATTGATTGAACCACCTTTAATAAAAAATACACCAATTATTGCGAGGATAAAACCTATCGTTCGTAGTGTGGTTAATTGTTCACCTAAAAAAAGGACAGCTAGGACTGCTGTTGTAAGCGGTACTAGTGCAAGAATTAAGGAAGCATTCGAAGCATCAATCATTGTTAAACCTACAGCTATAAGTCCATGATGAAGAATGACACTAAATAGCATTCCAAGTAGTGTATAAAGCCATTCTCTTTTCGTTAAACGACGGAAGGATTTCCCAATTGCAATTAATATTAATGCTGTAATTCCAGCCATCATAATTCGAAAAGCCGTCATGGTTTGTGGAGGTAATGCCTCCACCAAAACTTTAATTAAAACCATATTAAGTCCCCATAAAGCAGTGACAAAAACTAATAATCCATAATTTAGTAATAGTCGCTTTTGATTCATCCTATTCCTCCTTCTAACTTATTATTATTTTATCTACTTCCAATCAAATGCGAAAAAGTTTATTAGAACTAGAATTAACTATTTAGAACAACTTTTTCTTAATATTACATTTCAATAATAATAGGAATGTGCTTTGTATAGGTAAGGAAGTTATTGACAATTAAGTTTGTTTTAACTTTTAAATATCCAGTTGTCGTTCCATCACTACATCCATACCACTCGTCTAAAAGCACATCTTTATCAATAGCAACCTTAACAAGATTTTCCTGATCCATTAATACACCGAATACAGTAGCAGCCCCGACTTTTACGCCCAATATATGTTCCATTAGCTCTACTGGAGCAAAGGATACACGTGATATGCCAAGTACATTGCTGAAATTTTTTGACTTGAATGGTTTATCGGCAGTAGTAATAAATAAATAAAATTCATTTTTTTTGCTATTGCAGAGGAACAGTGTTTTTACCATTTTCATATCCAATTTGTTATTAATCTCGATACAATCATCCATTGAAATGGCTTCATCTGTATGGACTCGTTCAAATGAAATTTGTAACTTTTCCAATGATTTATAGACCTTTTCTTGAAGTGGAGTCTTATAGCTATCTGGAGCTTTTTCTATAATATCACTCACAAAAAACATCTTTATATCCCTTTCCTTTCTTAACTTGAATTATTAATAGTAATAACATATCATGTTCACATGTATTACAAAAACGAATATTTCGCATGATATGTATGACAATAACAGATGAGGTAGGGAAGAGAATGAATATCCAAAAATATAAGGCATTTGTAAAAGCTGTAGAATTTGGCAGCTTTACAAAAGCTGCCGAAGTATTGGGCTACACGCAATCTGGAATTAGCCGTATGATTAACGACTTGGAGACGGAATGGGGAGTTTCCCTATTTGAAAGAGGAAGGACTGGTATCAATTTAACAGCGGATGGATTAAAGTTACTGCCTCAATTAAAAAGGATTTGTAATGAGCATGAAATACTAATGACACAGATCGAAGACTTACTTAATATGGAGTCTGGTATGATTCGTATTGGAACAATTTCTAGCATAGCATCTCACTGGATTCCTAACATTATTAGAGTTTTTAAGAAGGATTACCCCAAAATTGATTTTGAAATTCTGCTTGGTGATTATACAGAAATTGAAAGTTGGGTTTTAAACGGTCGTGTTGACTTCGGTTTTTTGCGATTACCGTCAAAAGCAGAACTTGAAACAACTTTTTTAGAACAAGATCGATTGCTCGTGGTGATTCCGCAAGATCATCCTCTTGCTAATCAGGAAAAGTTTCCAATTGAGGAATTACTGAATAACCCTTTCATGCTATTGGAAAAGGGAGCAAAAGCAGAAATTTCCGAGATTTTTGAGAAACATCATATTTCTCCACAAATCAATTTTACCACATGGGATGATTATGCCATTATGTCAATGGTGGAAAATGGGCTAGGAATCAGTATACTACCAGAATTAATATTGAAGCGTATCCCTCATAAAATAATAGCAAAAGAGCTTGAAACTCCTGCTTTTAGAAAGATTGGTA
This window contains:
- a CDS encoding helix-turn-helix transcriptional regulator, yielding MNLHPGYFHRIFKQHIGCTVMEYLSSVRMDKAKMLLSDTDISISDVPDYVGINSTQYFSALFKKHTLETPLLYRRKHQTIRNTIPRDDVIIENSSDNFTPF
- the melA gene encoding alpha-glucosidase/alpha-galactosidase, yielding MSVKVAFIGAGSIGFTRGLLKDLLSVPELQNIEVSFTDINERNLDMVTQLCQRDIDENNLNIKIHSTTVRREALRDAKYIFLVVRIGGLEAFEHDIEIPLKYGVDQCVGDTLSAGGIMYGQRGIAAVMEFCKDIREVAAPDCLLMNYANPMAMITWACNKYGGVRTIGLCHGVQHGHQQIADVLGLEREEVDIICAGINHQTWYVQVKHNGQDLTGELLEAFEKHPEYNQTEKVRIDMLRRFGYYSTESNGHLSEYLPWYRKRPEEIKDWIDLGSWINGETGGYLRICTESRNWFMNDFPNWMKDSALVYELTDRSEEHGSYIVEALETGRVYRGHFNVINNGIISNLPDDAVIEAPGYVDGNGISMPTVGDLPLGCAAVCNVSISVQRLAVEAAIQGNDNLLRQAMMMDPLVGAVCNPKEIWQMVDEMLVAHETWLPQYSEAIAKAKDRLKNEPLIPTKQTDGAARIPVKSVEEMALNRDEINRTAGAADKAKNRQPAS
- a CDS encoding DMT family transporter, coding for MAWFYLIIGGILEVGWALGLSYSDGFTKIEVLIPTLILLAFSFYFFSKSLKLLPISTAYAVFTGLGSFGTAIVGMVFLGDSVSPLKLLFVITLVCCIIGLKFVSNEHDREESITVSNEPNREESI
- a CDS encoding VanZ family protein; the protein is MKKIIKVILNISFIFYLSALVYLLFLGSRGYLWPEISLIEYLKYSSNFVPFKTISTYIMAMFDGSMNMDIPIKNLFGNLFMFLPMGIYLPYYTKKLSKLFTYSISMTLLLFLIELIQVITRLGSFDIDDFILNMFGALMGFCICNTKVVQKYFAIV
- a CDS encoding DMT family transporter; translation: MNQKRLLLNYGLLVFVTALWGLNMVLIKVLVEALPPQTMTAFRIMMAGITALILIAIGKSFRRLTKREWLYTLLGMLFSVILHHGLIAVGLTMIDASNASLILALVPLTTAVLAVLFLGEQLTTLRTIGFILAIIGVFFIKGGSINNIQFSHGELIIFIAMLVQAISFIFVKKATATLDSKQVTTIMYSVGSIGLLIISFITEPKGVSEMGSANIYIYLLFILSGVVATGVGYIVFNASIQQIGAGKTAIFNNFVPFFGLVFSAIFLKETIESSQLIGFLFIVAGVLFGTGYIEKKWEKKHNRINNTRKKSIV
- a CDS encoding nucleotidyltransferase: MILEKVINRIVIQSEYKHFVDKYIDNILIEFNDKIHSIYMCGSIPKGTAKPFKSDADFTIVCVNTKDIDYERLSNIKDRLLEEYPVVTKIDTIICSIDDVLSKPNEWGFWVKIICVCIYGRDVGEKVPPIIISPEFILDLNTETKAEVNRIHNFLCNASDNTMKNRYIKGYSKRLIRALYSLVLEDTGVWQDDVIKMKNAILNYCEIDSALVDYLYACYLDSNVLVEEFLGIADKVYSYFENALNAMAASRTSFN
- a CDS encoding LysR family transcriptional regulator translates to MNIQKYKAFVKAVEFGSFTKAAEVLGYTQSGISRMINDLETEWGVSLFERGRTGINLTADGLKLLPQLKRICNEHEILMTQIEDLLNMESGMIRIGTISSIASHWIPNIIRVFKKDYPKIDFEILLGDYTEIESWVLNGRVDFGFLRLPSKAELETTFLEQDRLLVVIPQDHPLANQEKFPIEELLNNPFMLLEKGAKAEISEIFEKHHISPQINFTTWDDYAIMSMVENGLGISILPELILKRIPHKIIAKELETPAFRKIGIATREHKSLSRASKKFLEYLSYRTVSE
- a CDS encoding TetR/AcrR family transcriptional regulator; amino-acid sequence: MSKGEETRKKILRSALSLFSTKGYEQTSIRDIAIEVNIKAPSIYAYFSGKEELFISVSEFAMKDYINFVQNHSFIMENQSIEKNLYALMKSLNDYFFENELGHFINRYFIVPSEQFKEKLVQLCLECEEEIKKVLLKILNPEAEKFISIDLILVSFFCNLDGMLLYMVNYSREHYETRLKQMWQVFWRGIQK
- a CDS encoding prolyl-tRNA synthetase associated domain-containing protein — encoded protein: MFFVSDIIEKAPDSYKTPLQEKVYKSLEKLQISFERVHTDEAISMDDCIEINNKLDMKMVKTLFLCNSKKNEFYLFITTADKPFKSKNFSNVLGISRVSFAPVELMEHILGVKVGAATVFGVLMDQENLVKVAIDKDVLLDEWYGCSDGTTTGYLKVKTNLIVNNFLTYTKHIPIIIEM
- a CDS encoding DMT family transporter, with the protein product MSWIFIVLAGLMEVGGVICLKYSEGFSKIKPTIGLIVFMLLSFFLLSLSLREIPVSIGYGIWTGIGAAGSVLLGMFVFKESKNIKRLALVGGIIISIVGLKLVS